Proteins co-encoded in one Acinetobacter lwoffii genomic window:
- the rfbB gene encoding dTDP-glucose 4,6-dehydratase, translating into MKVLITGGAGFIGSAVIRYIIRNTENEVLNIDKLTYAGNLESLKEVEQNQNYQFKQVDICDTEQITKAIEAFQPDAIMHLAAESHVDRSIDGPAAFIQTNIVGTYTLLEAARKYWMNLEAKAQQNFRFHHISTDEVYGDLDGMTDLFTETTSYAPSSPYSASKASSDHLVRAWYRTYGLPVIVTNCSNNYGPYHFPEKLIPLVILNALDAKPLPVYGNGQQIRDWLFVEDHARALYKVVTEGVVGETYNIGGHNEKQNIEVVKIICKILDELKPQASGQAYESLITFVKDRPGHDLRYAIDATKIQNELGWTPTETFETGIRKTVKWYLDNLDWCHRVQDGSYQRERLGVNS; encoded by the coding sequence ATGAAGGTATTAATTACAGGCGGTGCTGGTTTTATTGGTTCAGCAGTTATCCGTTATATTATTAGAAATACTGAAAATGAAGTTTTAAATATCGATAAGCTGACTTACGCAGGTAATTTAGAGTCGTTAAAAGAAGTTGAACAAAACCAAAACTATCAGTTCAAACAAGTGGATATTTGCGATACTGAGCAAATTACAAAAGCAATTGAAGCATTTCAACCCGATGCAATTATGCATTTGGCAGCAGAGTCGCATGTAGATCGCTCAATTGATGGCCCTGCAGCATTTATTCAAACTAATATTGTTGGAACTTATACCTTATTAGAAGCCGCTCGAAAGTATTGGATGAATCTTGAAGCCAAAGCTCAACAAAACTTTCGCTTTCATCATATTTCAACAGATGAAGTTTATGGAGACTTAGACGGCATGACGGATTTGTTTACAGAAACAACTTCATATGCGCCAAGCTCTCCATATTCTGCTTCTAAAGCCAGTTCAGATCATTTGGTACGCGCTTGGTACAGAACTTATGGTTTGCCTGTAATCGTCACTAATTGTTCAAATAATTACGGGCCATATCATTTTCCAGAAAAACTTATTCCATTGGTGATTTTAAATGCACTGGATGCTAAACCGTTGCCTGTATACGGTAATGGTCAGCAAATTCGGGACTGGTTATTTGTAGAAGACCATGCTCGCGCTTTGTATAAAGTGGTCACTGAGGGTGTAGTAGGCGAGACCTATAATATTGGTGGTCATAATGAAAAGCAGAATATTGAAGTAGTAAAAATTATTTGTAAGATTTTGGATGAGTTAAAACCGCAAGCAAGTGGTCAAGCGTATGAATCATTGATTACATTTGTAAAAGATCGCCCTGGTCATGACTTACGCTATGCAATTGATGCTACAAAAATTCAAAATGAATTAGGCTGGACGCCAACGGAAACATTTGAAACAGGAATCCGTAAAACAGTAAAGTGGTATTTAGATAATTTAGACTGGTGCCATCGAGTACAAGATGGCAGTTACCAACGTGAAAGATTGGGTGTAAATTCATAA
- the rfbA gene encoding glucose-1-phosphate thymidylyltransferase RfbA, whose amino-acid sequence MSNIIKGIILAGGSGTRLYPITKGVSKQLLPIYDKPMVYYPLSVLMLAGIREVLIISTPEDIEGFKRLLGDGSQFGIQLEYAIQPSPDGLAQAFIIGESFIGKSNVCLVLGDNIFYGQGFTPMLRQAVARQKGATVFGYQVKDPERFGVVEFDEQKRAISLEEKPKQPRSHFAVTGLYFYDNDVIQIAKQVKPSERGELEITTVNQMYLERGDLNVELLGRGFAWLDTGTHSSLLEAAQFVETIEKRQGYKVACLEEIALNNGWLSKEQVLEIGQSMSKNDYGQYLISLVNELK is encoded by the coding sequence ATGTCAAATATAATAAAAGGTATTATTTTAGCGGGTGGTTCTGGTACACGTTTATATCCAATTACCAAAGGTGTATCGAAACAACTACTTCCAATTTATGACAAACCGATGGTTTATTATCCACTTTCAGTGCTTATGCTTGCAGGTATTCGTGAAGTACTCATTATTAGTACCCCTGAAGATATTGAAGGTTTTAAGCGTTTATTGGGGGATGGTAGTCAATTTGGGATTCAGCTTGAATATGCAATTCAACCAAGTCCAGATGGTTTGGCACAGGCATTTATTATTGGTGAAAGCTTTATTGGTAAGAGTAATGTTTGTTTGGTACTAGGCGATAATATTTTTTATGGTCAAGGTTTTACCCCAATGTTACGTCAGGCAGTAGCACGTCAAAAAGGTGCAACAGTATTTGGCTATCAGGTGAAAGACCCTGAACGTTTTGGTGTGGTTGAGTTTGATGAGCAGAAACGTGCAATTTCTTTAGAAGAAAAACCTAAACAACCTAGGTCTCACTTTGCAGTTACAGGTTTGTATTTTTATGACAATGATGTGATTCAAATTGCTAAACAGGTAAAACCCTCTGAACGTGGAGAGTTGGAAATTACCACAGTAAACCAGATGTATTTAGAGCGCGGTGATTTAAATGTGGAATTGCTTGGACGTGGGTTTGCTTGGTTAGATACAGGGACACATTCAAGTTTATTAGAAGCCGCACAGTTTGTAGAAACCATTGAAAAGCGTCAGGGTTATAAAGTCGCTTGTTTGGAAGAAATTGCCTTGAATAATGGTTGGCTGAGTAAAGAACAGGTTTTAGAGATTGGTCAAAGCATGAGTAAGAATGATTATGGGCAATATCTAATTTCATTGGTGAATGAATTAAAATGA
- a CDS encoding sugar 3,4-ketoisomerase, translated as MSLVKLINLPNFGDDRGGLVAIESNQSIPFAVKRLYYIFNTVDKPRGFHAHIDLKQVAICLKGSCRFILDDGHQKEEIVLNSAAQGLLIEGLTWREMHDFSVDCVLLVLASEHYDENDYIRDYKDFLKKVIK; from the coding sequence ATGAGTTTAGTAAAGTTAATTAACCTGCCAAACTTTGGTGATGACCGTGGTGGGTTGGTGGCCATTGAGTCCAATCAATCCATTCCTTTTGCCGTTAAGCGTTTATATTATATTTTTAATACAGTAGATAAACCTCGTGGTTTTCATGCACATATAGATTTAAAACAAGTGGCGATTTGTTTAAAAGGGAGTTGTCGCTTTATTTTAGATGATGGTCACCAAAAGGAAGAAATTGTATTAAACTCAGCTGCTCAGGGTTTACTTATTGAGGGTTTAACTTGGCGAGAAATGCATGATTTTTCAGTAGACTGTGTTCTTCTTGTGTTAGCGAGTGAACATTATGATGAAAATGATTACATTCGTGATTATAAAGATTTTTTGAAAAAGGTGATTAAATGA
- a CDS encoding N-acetyltransferase — MKIHPSAIISPKAKIGNNVEIGPSTIVYDNVVIGDNSIIGAFCEIGIANHLSKGEPLVIGANANIRSHSIFYEGSYFGESLTTGHRVTVRELVKAGKNLQIGTLSDLQGHCEIGDYVRFHSNVHIGQKSKIGNFVWIFPYVVLTNDPHPPSDTLIGVTVEDFAVIATMSVILPGTTVAEGVLVGAHSSLKGQTEANMVYVGSPAKKICTTSKIKLQDSKEDAYPWRKHFHRGYPAEIVKEWIAE; from the coding sequence ATGAAAATTCATCCTTCTGCAATTATTTCACCTAAAGCAAAAATTGGTAATAATGTGGAAATCGGCCCCTCTACTATTGTGTATGACAACGTTGTTATAGGTGATAATTCAATTATTGGTGCATTTTGTGAAATTGGTATTGCTAATCATTTATCAAAAGGTGAACCTCTTGTAATTGGTGCAAACGCTAATATTAGATCACATAGTATTTTTTATGAAGGTTCATACTTTGGCGAAAGCTTGACTACAGGGCATCGAGTCACTGTGAGAGAGTTAGTTAAAGCTGGAAAAAACTTGCAAATAGGCACACTATCAGATTTGCAAGGGCATTGTGAAATTGGAGACTATGTTCGTTTCCATAGTAATGTACATATTGGGCAGAAAAGCAAAATTGGAAATTTTGTCTGGATTTTTCCTTACGTAGTTCTTACAAATGATCCACATCCGCCTAGTGACACGCTAATAGGCGTAACTGTTGAGGATTTTGCTGTAATCGCAACGATGTCTGTAATTTTGCCTGGTACAACTGTTGCAGAAGGTGTTTTAGTTGGTGCTCACTCTTCACTAAAAGGTCAAACCGAGGCAAATATGGTTTATGTAGGGTCGCCAGCCAAAAAAATATGTACAACTTCTAAAATAAAGTTACAAGACAGTAAAGAGGATGCATATCCTTGGCGAAAACATTTTCATCGTGGCTATCCTGCTGAAATTGTTAAAGAGTGGATTGCTGAATAA
- a CDS encoding MaoC family dehydratase produces the protein MELKKSFPITEIQIGMTASYSQTITDADIKGFSGLSGDHNPVHVNEQYAKKSRYKGRIAHGLLTASFFSAIFGTKLPGEGCVYVSQNLQFKRPVYLGDTVEAKVTVIAVNISTKRVTFETVCSVSGKVVTIGTAEIFIP, from the coding sequence ATGGAATTAAAAAAATCATTTCCAATTACAGAAATTCAAATTGGTATGACAGCATCATATTCACAAACTATAACAGATGCAGATATCAAGGGGTTTTCTGGGCTTTCAGGTGATCATAATCCTGTACATGTCAATGAGCAGTATGCGAAAAAATCAAGATATAAGGGTCGCATAGCACATGGGTTATTAACGGCAAGTTTTTTTTCTGCGATTTTTGGGACAAAACTTCCTGGCGAAGGTTGTGTTTATGTTAGTCAGAATTTGCAATTTAAAAGGCCGGTTTATTTAGGAGATACAGTCGAGGCAAAAGTAACAGTTATAGCTGTGAATATCTCTACGAAACGAGTAACTTTCGAAACAGTATGTTCTGTAAGTGGGAAAGTTGTAACGATAGGTACAGCAGAAATCTTTATTCCTTAG
- a CDS encoding DegT/DnrJ/EryC1/StrS family aminotransferase → MIPFLDLQAINAQYRAELLETCNRVIDSGWYIGGKELESFEKNFAEYCGTQFAIGVANGLDALILTLRAWKELGKLKDGDEVIVPSNTYIASILAITANNLTPVLVEPDINTYNIDPTRIQKAITAKTRVILPVHLYGRLAPMPEIMEIAKKYNLLLVEDSAQSHGAELNGKKAGNWGDASGFSFYPGKNLGALGDAGAITTNDAELAMMLKALRNYGSHEKYKNLVPGVNSRLDEIQAAMLDVKLKYLDQETQHRRHIASLYLNGIKNPLIKLPLDEINAEKYVQHVWHLFVIRTEHREALQKYLLEHGVQTLIHYPIPPHKQQAYKEWNEMSFPISEQIHSEVLSLPMGPTLSVVDAERIITLCNQFQA, encoded by the coding sequence ATGATTCCATTCTTAGATCTTCAAGCTATAAATGCTCAATATCGTGCTGAACTTTTAGAGACTTGTAATCGTGTTATTGATTCCGGTTGGTATATTGGTGGTAAAGAGCTAGAAAGTTTTGAAAAGAATTTTGCTGAATATTGTGGTACACAGTTTGCGATAGGTGTTGCAAACGGCTTGGATGCTTTGATTCTTACACTACGTGCATGGAAAGAGTTAGGCAAACTTAAAGATGGGGATGAAGTTATTGTTCCATCGAATACTTATATTGCCAGTATTCTTGCCATTACGGCTAACAATTTAACACCTGTATTAGTTGAACCTGATATTAATACTTATAATATTGACCCTACTCGGATTCAAAAGGCTATCACAGCTAAAACTCGTGTCATTTTGCCTGTCCATTTGTATGGTCGACTTGCGCCAATGCCTGAAATTATGGAAATTGCAAAAAAATATAATTTGTTGTTGGTGGAAGATTCAGCACAATCACATGGTGCAGAGTTAAATGGTAAAAAAGCTGGAAATTGGGGTGATGCTTCAGGTTTTAGTTTTTACCCTGGAAAAAATCTAGGTGCACTGGGAGATGCGGGAGCGATTACGACAAATGATGCAGAGTTAGCAATGATGCTCAAAGCATTGCGTAATTATGGCTCGCATGAAAAGTATAAAAATTTAGTTCCGGGTGTGAATAGCCGACTAGATGAAATTCAAGCAGCCATGCTGGATGTTAAACTTAAATATTTAGATCAAGAAACTCAGCATAGACGTCATATTGCGAGCTTGTATTTGAATGGAATAAAGAATCCACTAATTAAGCTTCCATTGGACGAGATCAATGCAGAAAAATATGTGCAGCATGTTTGGCATTTGTTTGTGATTCGTACGGAGCATCGTGAAGCTTTACAAAAATATTTGTTGGAACATGGTGTGCAAACATTAATTCATTATCCGATTCCTCCACACAAACAACAAGCATATAAAGAATGGAATGAAATGAGTTTTCCTATTTCAGAGCAGATACATAGTGAGGTGTTAAGTTTACCAATGGGGCCAACTCTGTCGGTAGTAGATGCGGAGCGTATTATCACTTTATGTAATCAATTTCAAGCTTAA
- a CDS encoding O-antigen translocase encodes MNLLKTSVLNGVAVLIKTATMFFLNKILAVYVGPVGYAAIGQFQNFIQMVTTFAGSAINTAVIKYTAEYHEDEAKQKAIWKAAGSLVLIFSFIFTFIILIFQKQLSLYIFQTVHYQSVFVWFAVFLVLFNLNALFLAILNGKKEILKLVTANIIGSILSLLVTGILAVQYHLYGALIALSIYQSIAFFTTLFLCYKANWFKISYVFGKIEPKIAKNFAAFALMALVSAICVPLSQMVIRSYLSQEFGLNYAGYWEAMIRLSAAYLMLVTTTLSVYYLPRLAELAHLDEIKKEVYLGYKFIFPLALVGGLGVYILRDWIITLLFSHEFIPMRDLFLWQMIGDSLKIGSWILAYLMLSKAMTKLFVTTEIIFSLSLILLTYIFTQVFGFEGVSIAYLVNYALYWLIMCVFVFKGLKDS; translated from the coding sequence ATGAATTTGTTAAAGACAAGTGTATTAAATGGTGTGGCTGTTTTAATTAAAACAGCCACAATGTTTTTTTTAAATAAGATTTTAGCCGTGTACGTTGGCCCTGTCGGTTATGCAGCTATAGGGCAGTTTCAAAATTTTATACAAATGGTAACAACTTTTGCAGGAAGTGCAATTAATACAGCTGTGATTAAATATACTGCTGAATATCATGAAGATGAAGCTAAGCAAAAAGCAATTTGGAAAGCTGCGGGTAGTTTAGTCCTTATTTTTAGTTTTATTTTTACGTTTATAATTTTAATTTTTCAAAAACAATTATCACTTTATATTTTTCAGACAGTACACTATCAATCTGTTTTTGTTTGGTTTGCAGTTTTCTTGGTTTTATTTAATCTAAATGCACTTTTTTTAGCAATTTTGAATGGAAAAAAGGAGATTTTAAAGTTAGTCACTGCAAATATAATAGGTAGTATACTTTCTCTATTGGTAACGGGTATTTTAGCTGTTCAATACCATTTATATGGTGCTTTAATTGCACTCTCAATTTATCAATCCATTGCTTTTTTTACAACACTTTTTTTGTGTTATAAAGCCAATTGGTTCAAAATCTCATATGTATTTGGAAAAATTGAGCCGAAAATCGCTAAAAACTTTGCAGCTTTTGCACTTATGGCGTTAGTAAGTGCTATTTGTGTGCCTTTGTCGCAAATGGTCATCCGTTCTTATTTATCACAAGAGTTTGGTTTAAATTATGCTGGCTATTGGGAAGCCATGATTCGCTTAAGTGCAGCTTATTTAATGTTGGTTACGACAACCCTAAGCGTATATTACTTACCAAGACTAGCCGAATTGGCACATTTAGATGAAATAAAAAAAGAAGTATATTTAGGTTATAAATTTATCTTCCCTTTAGCTTTAGTTGGTGGCTTGGGGGTCTATATTTTGCGGGATTGGATTATTACCTTGTTGTTTAGTCATGAATTTATACCAATGCGTGATTTATTTTTATGGCAAATGATAGGTGATTCGCTTAAAATTGGCAGCTGGATATTGGCTTATTTGATGCTAAGTAAGGCAATGACGAAATTATTTGTAACTACAGAAATTATTTTTTCGCTTAGCTTGATTCTATTGACCTATATATTTACTCAAGTCTTTGGTTTTGAGGGTGTTTCAATAGCATATTTAGTAAATTATGCATTGTATTGGTTAATTATGTGTGTTTTTGTATTTAAAGGGCTTAAGGATAGTTAA
- the wecB gene encoding non-hydrolyzing UDP-N-acetylglucosamine 2-epimerase: MKKILLVFGTRPEAIKMAPLVKEFQKFNTEFNTKVCVTGQHRQMLDQVLEIFDIQPDYDLNIMKTGQDLFDVTSNILLGLKKVFDDFNPDLVLVHGDTTTSFVTGLAAFYTKIKVGHVEAGLRTYNIQSPWPEEGNRQLTGILTDYHFAPTLKSKENLINELKDKNKIFITGNTVIDALLYTIEKINNRKELKEQLIIKLQESYPGILNRQFILMTGHRRENFGKGFINICEALKEIALRYPSLDIVYPVHLNPNVRQIVNEILNGIKNIYLIEPLQYQEFIFLMNESFFIITDSGGIQEEAPSLGKPVLVIRDTTERPEAVDAGTVKLVGTNKDKIVKSAVQLIENQNEFEKMSKAHNPYGNGTASKRIVEILRNV; encoded by the coding sequence ATGAAAAAAATATTATTGGTATTTGGAACTCGTCCAGAAGCAATTAAAATGGCGCCATTAGTCAAAGAGTTTCAGAAATTCAACACAGAGTTTAATACAAAAGTTTGTGTAACTGGTCAACATCGACAAATGCTTGATCAGGTTTTAGAAATTTTTGACATTCAACCAGATTATGATTTGAATATTATGAAAACTGGACAGGATCTATTTGATGTAACTTCAAATATTTTGTTAGGTTTGAAAAAAGTATTTGATGATTTCAATCCAGATTTGGTACTTGTTCATGGTGACACAACGACTAGTTTTGTTACAGGTTTGGCAGCTTTTTATACAAAAATTAAAGTTGGACATGTAGAGGCTGGACTTCGAACTTATAATATTCAGTCACCATGGCCAGAAGAAGGAAATAGACAATTAACAGGAATTTTAACAGATTATCATTTTGCTCCTACACTTAAGAGTAAAGAAAATTTGATCAATGAATTAAAGGATAAAAATAAAATCTTTATTACAGGCAATACTGTAATTGATGCTTTATTATATACAATTGAAAAGATTAATAATAGAAAGGAATTAAAAGAACAATTGATTATAAAACTACAAGAGTCTTATCCAGGTATACTAAATCGACAATTTATTTTGATGACAGGACATCGCCGGGAAAATTTTGGTAAAGGATTTATAAATATTTGTGAAGCATTGAAAGAAATTGCACTACGTTATCCCAGTTTAGATATCGTTTATCCGGTACATTTAAACCCTAATGTGCGTCAGATAGTCAATGAAATTTTGAATGGTATAAAAAACATTTATCTAATCGAACCGCTTCAATATCAAGAATTTATTTTTTTAATGAATGAATCTTTTTTTATCATTACAGATAGTGGTGGTATACAAGAAGAGGCCCCATCACTAGGTAAACCTGTCTTAGTAATAAGAGATACAACTGAAAGACCTGAAGCAGTTGACGCTGGTACAGTGAAGCTTGTTGGTACAAATAAAGATAAGATTGTAAAATCAGCAGTTCAGCTTATTGAAAATCAAAATGAATTTGAAAAGATGAGTAAGGCACATAATCCATATGGTAATGGAACCGCAAGTAAAAGAATTGTTGAGATTTTAAGAAATGTTTAA
- a CDS encoding glycosyltransferase family protein: protein MFKIIFLKNERNDATDYYVSLIQKAIENHGYEVKVISEFREIEKDDKVLTISLKGFFFTWLRNPRQFIIHWFQGVTPEEALMLYKDSFQKRIRWTYLSFFEKFVLHYSKFNFFVSEAMLRHYINKYRYNRNNYMIMPCYNQKINISGFNKDKYKYPTFVYAGSLSDWQCINETLIIFKNVQKVIANAKMYLYTAEKDKALKLIDNLKVPNVIIDYIPYSQLNRKLEKIKYGFLIREDVLVNNVSTPTKMNGYLANGVIPIFSNCIDDFNLNLIGDFLIKVDPKLDVHEYIIKFEDRKIYSDNVLKDFSQYFERYYNDDYYLNLILIKFSEFKVI, encoded by the coding sequence ATGTTTAAAATTATTTTTTTGAAAAATGAAAGAAATGATGCTACAGATTATTATGTTAGTTTAATTCAAAAAGCTATAGAAAATCATGGATATGAAGTTAAAGTGATCAGTGAATTCAGGGAAATTGAGAAAGATGATAAAGTTTTAACTATTTCATTAAAAGGTTTTTTTTTCACATGGTTAAGAAATCCACGTCAGTTTATTATACATTGGTTTCAGGGGGTTACTCCGGAAGAAGCGTTAATGTTATATAAAGATAGTTTCCAAAAAAGAATAAGATGGACTTATTTATCTTTTTTCGAAAAATTCGTACTTCACTATTCAAAATTTAACTTTTTTGTTTCTGAAGCAATGCTTAGGCATTATATAAACAAGTATAGATATAATCGCAATAATTATATGATAATGCCTTGTTATAATCAAAAGATTAATATCAGCGGTTTTAATAAAGATAAATATAAATATCCAACATTCGTATATGCAGGATCACTATCTGATTGGCAGTGTATAAATGAAACTCTAATAATTTTTAAAAATGTTCAAAAGGTTATCGCTAATGCTAAGATGTATTTATACACTGCTGAAAAAGATAAAGCTTTAAAATTAATTGATAATTTAAAGGTGCCTAATGTAATTATAGATTATATTCCATATAGTCAATTAAATAGAAAACTTGAAAAGATTAAATATGGATTTTTAATTCGCGAAGATGTTTTAGTTAATAATGTTTCTACCCCAACTAAAATGAATGGTTATCTTGCTAATGGGGTAATTCCAATTTTCTCAAATTGTATAGATGATTTTAATTTAAATTTGATAGGTGATTTTTTAATTAAAGTAGATCCTAAACTAGATGTTCATGAATATATTATCAAATTTGAGGATAGAAAAATTTATTCTGATAATGTTTTAAAGGATTTTAGTCAATATTTTGAAAGATATTATAATGATGACTATTATTTGAATTTAATTTTGATAAAGTTTTCAGAATTTAAAGTGATTTAA
- a CDS encoding EpsG family protein, producing the protein MNTSTSFSLGIEPTVYFISSISRTMSLITGFEPLVFFYFQYIFLIQLFLIFSFLNFFKNSIVKSGLLLIFWLCTYGIMHCLIQIRFGLASSIVVYIFSLIYLHKDSANNFFLKPLILGVVAIFTHYSVIFSIFTIFLQYLRFKINKKNSYLISHVGFLLILIMFKLGELFNILPIFLMARISVYINNMDLEPVSDLARLVSFFCYFSLLLAPNLKNKVLNDLRIYGSLSFLPYFIIPEMEILVRLGIPFQYLLLSYLVLTYSYKKLLFFSTLPLLIFFSYKIYSGISAFISYM; encoded by the coding sequence ATGAACACTAGTACCTCTTTTTCTTTAGGTATAGAACCAACTGTATATTTTATTTCATCTATATCTAGAACAATGAGTTTAATTACTGGATTTGAGCCATTAGTTTTTTTTTATTTTCAGTATATTTTTTTAATACAATTATTTTTAATATTTTCCTTTTTAAATTTTTTTAAGAATTCAATAGTAAAGTCTGGATTATTGCTAATATTTTGGTTATGTACATACGGTATTATGCATTGTTTAATACAAATAAGATTTGGTTTGGCGAGTAGTATAGTTGTTTATATATTTAGTTTAATTTATCTTCATAAAGATAGTGCAAATAATTTTTTTTTAAAACCACTTATATTGGGCGTTGTTGCAATTTTTACACATTACTCAGTTATCTTTTCTATTTTTACAATTTTTCTGCAGTACTTAAGATTTAAAATTAATAAAAAGAATAGTTATTTAATATCTCATGTTGGTTTTTTATTGATTTTAATAATGTTTAAGCTTGGTGAGTTGTTTAATATATTGCCAATATTTCTTATGGCTAGAATTAGTGTATATATAAATAATATGGATTTGGAGCCAGTATCAGATTTAGCTCGACTTGTATCATTTTTTTGTTATTTTTCATTATTGTTAGCTCCAAATTTAAAAAATAAGGTATTAAATGATTTAAGAATATATGGTTCTTTAAGCTTTTTACCGTACTTTATTATACCTGAAATGGAAATATTGGTACGTTTAGGTATTCCTTTTCAATATTTATTGTTATCATATTTAGTTTTAACTTATTCGTATAAAAAGTTATTATTTTTTTCTACCTTGCCTTTATTGATATTTTTTTCATATAAAATTTATTCTGGTATTTCTGCTTTTATTTCATATATGTAA
- a CDS encoding glycosyltransferase, with protein MAGTERAIVQLSQIYDNVVILVPGRKDIAFDGFNHLNIKSLEVGDFPEVGKLSKIFHRIKYFFLLKNNFIFSKDDILISFSFDLNILNIFLSMMFGINSIICEHIAYSYHKGLRNRIRKIFYSMKHVKLVCLTETDKLKFIQDDINTFVIPNFINPVKSIYNSESKSILAVGRLEYQKNFQFLIKAFELSDLHKKGWVLDIVGEGSEYEDIINLINLLNIKEFVKIHKFTKDIGFYYANASLLCMTSRFEALPMVLLEGMNYSLPVLVSNFPTGAKEILGESNSQIVFEYDENFYAKKLKELCLDKDLRKNYSLQNLQIIKNYYPENINKYWLDLI; from the coding sequence ATGGCTGGTACAGAACGTGCTATAGTACAGCTGTCACAGATATATGATAATGTTGTAATTTTGGTGCCAGGTCGAAAAGATATTGCGTTTGATGGTTTCAATCACTTAAATATTAAATCATTAGAAGTTGGTGATTTTCCTGAAGTTGGAAAATTAAGTAAAATTTTTCATAGAATAAAATATTTTTTTCTTTTAAAAAATAATTTTATCTTTTCTAAAGATGATATATTAATCTCCTTCTCATTTGATTTAAATATTTTAAATATTTTTTTATCTATGATGTTTGGGATTAATTCGATCATTTGTGAGCATATAGCTTATTCGTATCATAAAGGATTGCGAAATAGAATAAGAAAAATTTTTTATTCTATGAAGCATGTAAAACTTGTTTGCCTTACTGAAACAGATAAATTGAAATTTATACAAGATGATATTAACACTTTTGTAATTCCAAATTTTATTAATCCTGTAAAAAGTATTTATAACTCAGAATCTAAATCTATTTTGGCTGTTGGTCGGTTAGAGTATCAAAAAAACTTTCAATTTCTAATAAAAGCATTTGAATTGTCTGATTTACATAAAAAAGGTTGGGTTCTAGATATTGTGGGTGAAGGTTCTGAATATGAAGATATTATAAATCTCATAAATCTACTAAATATTAAAGAGTTTGTTAAAATTCATAAATTTACTAAGGACATTGGTTTTTATTATGCTAATGCTAGTTTGCTTTGTATGACAAGTAGATTTGAAGCTTTACCAATGGTTTTATTAGAAGGAATGAATTATTCTTTACCAGTTTTAGTTTCAAATTTTCCAACTGGCGCTAAAGAAATTTTGGGTGAAAGTAACTCACAAATTGTATTTGAATATGATGAAAATTTTTATGCAAAAAAACTTAAAGAACTATGTCTAGATAAAGATTTACGTAAGAACTATTCTTTGCAGAATTTGCAAATTATTAAAAATTACTATCCTGAAAATATTAATAAATATTGGTTAGATTTAATTTGA